A genomic stretch from Solanum stenotomum isolate F172 chromosome 8, ASM1918654v1, whole genome shotgun sequence includes:
- the LOC125872506 gene encoding 60S ribosomal protein L18a-like protein, whose product MDQNLLQDAKEHPSNSNMPPEDAENNQLGIFDRPLPCFGCGIGWFSLLLGFVFPFMWYYATILYFRNYYQRDPRERAGLAANAIAALIFTVAALVAVALIVL is encoded by the exons ATGGATCAGA ATCTCCTGCAAGATGCCAAAGAACATCCCAGTAACAGTAATATGCCCCCGGAAGATGCGGAAAACAATCAGCTGGGAATCTTTGACAGACCTCTTCCTTGCTTTGGTTGTGGAATAGGATGGTTTTC CCTGCTACTTGGTTTTGTATTCCCATTCATGTGGTATTATGCAACAATTCTTTACTTTCGGAATTACTACCAGAGAGATCCGAGGGAGCGGGCAGGGTTAGCTGCCAATGCAATAGCT GCTCTGATATTTACTGTAGCAGCTCTAGTTGCAGTTGCCCTGATTGTATTGTAG
- the LOC125872490 gene encoding threonine synthase, chloroplastic-like has protein sequence MAASCMLRSSFLSPNPHLHQQSPAKSNRAYFFTPIKATSSSDDANSKSPQLQKHRRPADENIREEARRDISSHNFSARYVPFNADPNSSEWYPLDEIIYRSRSGGLLDVQHDMDALKKFDGQYWRSLFDSRVGKTTWPYGSGVWSKKEWVLPEIDSDDIVSAFEGNSNLFWAERYGKQFLGMNDLWVKHCGISHTGSFKDLGMTVLVSQVNRLRKMHKPVVGVGCASTGDTSAALSAYCASAGIPSIVFLPANKISMAQLVQPIANGAFVLSIDTDFDGCMQLIREVTAELPIYLANSLNSLRLEGQKTAAIEILQQFEWEVPDWVIVPGGNLGNIYAFYKGFHMCKELGLVDRIPRLVCAQAANANPLYVHYKSGWKDFKPVKANTTFASAIQIGDPVSIDRAVFALKKSNGIVEEATEEELMDAMAQADSTGMFICPHTGVALTALSKLRKAGVIAPTDRTVVVSTAHGLKFTQSKVDYHSKEIKNMECRFANPPVQVKADFGSVMDVLKKYLLSKNSKF, from the exons ATGGCGGCTTCTTGCATGCTCAGATCCTCTTTCCTCTCTCCTAACCCTCATCTTCATCAACAATCCCCTGCTAAATCTAACCGTGCTTACTTCTTCACTCCTATCAAAGCCACATCTTCTTCAGACGATGCAAACTCCAAATCTCCACAACTTCAGAAGCACCGCCGCCCTGCTGACGAGAATATCCGTGAGGAAGCCCGACGAGACATCTCTTCCCACAATTTCTCTGCTAG GTATGTACCTTTTAATGCCGATCCTAACTCCAGCGAGTGGTATCCTCTCGATGAGATTATTTATCGCAGCCGATCCGGTGGCTTACTTGATGTCCAACACGATATGGACGCCCTAAAGAAATTTGACGGCCAGTATTGGCGGTCCCTGTTTGATTCCAGGGTGGGCAAGACAACATGGCCTTATGGTTCAGGTGTTTGGTCCAAGAAAGAATGGGTCCTGCCTGAAATTGACAGTGATGATATTGTCAGTGCTTTTGAAGGAAATTCCAATCTTTTCTGGGCTGAGCGTTACGGAAAACAATTCCTAGGCATGAATGATTTGTGGGTCAAACATTGTGGAATCAGCCACACCGGTAGCTTCAAGGATCTTGGCATGACCGTATTGGTGAGTCAAGTAAATCGGTTGCGGAAAATGCATAAACCAGTTGTGGGTGTTGGATGTGCTTCCACTGGAGACACGTCCGCTGCGCTGTCGGCTTACTGTGCATCTGCAGGCATTCCATCAATTGTGTTTTTACCTGCAAATAAGATATCTATGGCGCAACTGGTTCAACCAATAGCCAATGGGGCCTTTGTGTTGAGTATCGACACTGATTTTGATGGTTGTATGCAGTTGATTCGCGAAGTCACAGCTGAGTTGCCAATTTACTTGGCTAATTCCTTGAATAGTTTGAGGCTAGAAGGACAAAAGACGGCAGCAATAGAGATTCTGCAGCAGTTTGAATGGGAAGTTCCAGACTGGGTGATAGTTCCTGGTGGTAACCTGGGCAATATATATGCATTTTACAAAGGTTTCCACATGTGCAAGGAGCTGGGGCTTGTTGATCGTATCCCAAGACTTGTTTGTGCTCAAGCAGCCAATGCAAATCCACTTTACGTGCATTATAAGTCTGGTTGGAAAGATTTCAAACCTGTCAAGGCAAATACAACATTTGCATCTGCTATACAGATTGGTGACCCAGTATCTATTGATAGGGCTGTCTTTGCTCTAAAGAAGTCCAATGGGATAGTGGAGGAGGCAACTGAGGAAGAGTTGATGGATGCGATGGCTCAGGCTGACTCAACTGGGATGTTTATATGCCCCCACACTGGTGTGGCATTGACTGCACTCTCCAAGCTGAGAAAGGCTGGAGTTATTGCGCCTACTGATAGGACAGTGGTTGTGAGTACAGCTCATGGATTGAAGTTTACTCAATCCAAGGTTGATTATCattcaaaagaaataaagaacaTGGAGTGTCGGTTTGCTAATCCCCCAGTACAGGTGAAAGCAGACTTTGGATCCGTCATGGATGTTCTGAAGAAGTATTTATTGAGCAAAAATTCCAAGTTCTAA